The segment ttgaaaattgtaaaacattttaaaattaaaaacttttacaatttaaaaaattttaacaaattttataacaaaattccgaccaacaattgtccatcttaccttccagagtttttttgcagtgctcgcaggtgaaatgaggtgcccagggtttgtcttgatccccgacaggcatgccgaaatatgccttgtaggcctcacacatcttagcagatgcttccacggagtactttttcgctcttgtcttgataaattggccgcagacatagcaaaatgcgtctgccggatgcttgcagcctcttgatgccatctcagaaaaatgcagatatgtatccacttaggcagctggaactggtaggcttaaggcccctgtatttatactactatttatattactggaaagttctagaagttactccaagtttactcagcactgaatctatctggaatgttctggaaaataggtaaatttcaaaatatcactgtcctggtcacaaaagcaaagtttatggggaataatagccattttctatacttttgaggcataagcaattaggaaatatttttttgtacccaggaaccaaaaaaaaattaaaaattgttacacggtgttatatagggagatgcaaaaacttttgaccatagctgtactgctaattcactgtattctaatagatcaattacaactgtacatgcgACACTggcaaaacacaataaacacagccTCGATTTACAATGTCTGTACTGTATAGTGAGATTTTCTAgatatttgacccataatattaatgttatagtttattacatgtGATGTAACGACTGCTTGGAACTTTGAAAAGAAATCATtgcaatgcacaaacagcatccccaaatcgcTCTCGGCCATTAATTAAAAAATCTGAGTCATGTCTATAATGAAtacgttttgtgactaatttgaagctctCAATAGGTTACAATATTAAGTAAATCGAGTTAtgaatcaaattgattaatcttgttacataatcgatttattaaaatgtttggctaGTACAGTGTCTTGTTTACAGTCATCTTAACATAACATCAGAATACAGCCGTTCAgatgtatttgttttcaaaaggttTTGTTCAGGATGTGCTGCGCCGGCGCTGTTCAtcaggaatactgtatgagattgttctTTACCTTTCCTCTGCAGGGTTCCCATCCCGTACTGGACACAGCACTCCAGCAACTGGAAACACACCTGTTGATAATAGTAAGAAGTCTTAAGTTGCCATGCTGTGTTAGCTTCCCGCTGTTGTTTATATAAGCCAGCCTGCGACACAGCAGCGATCCAGGTCATGGTCTCCACATCAATACTAATAAAATCCTTCCCATCATACGAGTGAGATGAATGTGCCCGCCTGGTCCCGTCATCATCCAGCTCACAGCCACCCGTGTTATGGTAAGTGTGAACTGGAATAAACACACAAAGACAAAAAACAAGAAGTCAGTGCTGGCATTCCAGAGAACACTGAAGAGCCTGCTACTCAATAAGCAGCCCCAAGGACCACATGTGGCATGAGAATACCTTGTGAGTGACCACACACTGACCCACGATCATTACACTCATGCAGtattgattattaaagacatgtattaccagactccttatagaatatattattgattattaaagacatgtattaacacactccttatagaatatattattgattattaaagacatgtattaacagactccttatagaatatattattgattattaaagacatgtattaacagactccttatagaatatattattgattattaaagacatgtattaacagactcctcatagaatatattattgattattaaagacatgtattaacagactccttatagaatatattattgattattaaagacatTAATTAccagactccttatagaatatattaatGATTATTAAAGACATATATTAacagactccttatagaatatattattgattattaaagacatgtattaccagactccttatagaatatattattgattattaaagacatgtattaacagactccttatagaatatattattgattattaaagacatgtattaacagactccttatagaatatattattaattaattcattcagaatggagctgtcaacactgcacagtccagagtGATTTAAAACAACACTTCAAAATAGTTAAACTTCATATTGAATATTGATTTACACAGCTATGCATATTATGTCATGTAGAATGAATTTCCTCTAAACTGTTTTATGCAGAATTCCATGACAATACTGTGTTTCTAACAGTGCTGATAGAaggagctgtgtgtctgtactcacccCCAGTGTGGTTGAAGTGCTGGACTAAATTTCTCAAACCCCATTTTCTGACTTCACGACCATAGAAAATATAGTCAGTATGTATTTTCAAGAACTCCTCACGCTTAGTCTTATTTGACCAGTGTGTTCGGAGGACAGGTTTTTCCATGGTGCTGTCATAGTACGAGATTTGCACATCATCCAGCATCCCCACATACATATACTCTGGGAATCCTGTCCCTTCTGAGGTCGCTATGTGAACAAAATGCAGTGAATGAGTTCCTGGAAGAGGAATACAAATGATGATTAGTGACACATTTCAATAATCCCAGAGTAAAACACACAGTGCCAGTGATCTGCTGACATGTACCAGTCTCTCCAGGATTCCACGATTCTGTGATGTCACAAAGCAATGCAGAATTCACACAAGGGTGCAGAATGCAGTGATGACCTCAGAACACCATTCATCACTGGAGGAATGTGCAGAAAACCATTCTCCCCTCAGAAATACAGGGATGTTAATTTGCTTTTGGTACCCAGCAGCACCTACAACAGCTGCCCCTAAACactacaggatgaatcatgcACAAAATATAACTGCAAGAGGCACTGCTCAACAGTCCCCCAAAACCCTCTTGTTTTGATCTCATACAGTTGAGGGCTGGTTTTCACCCGAGGTGTTCTGGCAAAAGTAGTTCATTGTGTGTTTGGTGGAGTTTGTGTTCCATATTATCATATTAACTAAACTATTGTATACAATTACAGTGAATTCACATTAGTATAACTGTTTTCATCTACTAAGCCATGATTTAAAATATTTGACATTATTGCATGAAGTAACATTGAAAATAGTGTCCATGAGTGACCTCAGGCGGTTTCTTAGAGCTGGTGGAGCTACTCCTAGATGGGGGGGGGTCTCACTCATATAAGAAACTGTATACAAACACAAAGATTATGTCACAGAATCTTAAGGTGCACAGCAAAATTAAGGGTTTTGCTGCtgatccaattgtcatgaaacttgatattaacattGCAGCAGAGTAAAGACGGTGGAAAAACTGGCCTCCCGACAGACGTGACCTCAACAAGATGGCGCACGCAGTAGGTATAGAGTGCAGttctggcagccatcttggggaGTTCGGCTATACAGGTGTACCGAGTTTCCTGCTAGTTAAGACTGAGGTTTCAGCAGCAGTTATAGCGAGTAGTGATTGGTGCATATATTGCTTGGTGAAGCAGGTCTCCTTGGTGTGTCTATTGCTTGGTGAAGCAGGTCTCCTTGGTGTGTCTATTGCTTGGTGTGTATATTGGTGTGCACTGATAATCTACAATATCAGTGCCCAACCATGATGTGTATCACAAGGCAGACCTTGCACCAAGTGTTCATCTGCAGTGTGACATACCCCAAGATTCAAACCAACCATTCTGCCAAGGAACAGTAACCACAACTGTGAATGATAGTGCCTGTATAATGGAGCAAGAGCAGAAACGGACTTTGACATTTCAATCACAGCCCCTTGTGACAGGTAAACGTTGCATTAACACTGCTGAAAGAGTAATGTCAATACTCAATATCAGGCTCGAAAACATCGCACTGGAAAAGGACAGATCCTCAGAAGAAGTTGAGTTCTTATTGTCACGTACTAACTGTATGGATGACATCTGCAAGCTGATCTCCAGGCCTCCGGTATTGATCATCCGTCCTTAAATTTCCTGGGGTTCGATAACATATTGGTGAACTGATGAATCAAATTAGAGTGCATTAAAACATAGATTCTGTAGTTCTGCTCTTCTGTCAGTGCTAGTACGGTATAGAGGTGTGCCGATTCATCGATACACACTGTGAACCGTGGCATTGCTCTTAATGATATGATTATCGATAGTGATCCCTGTACCGCTACACTGCGATACcttttttaaagttaaatgtGAGACTGCATGCAGTGATCTGCAAACAATGTTTATTGTCAAGTCCACTAGAAGTGAACCGGAGAGCGAAGTGCAGGCGGGTATTTGTTGATCAACGCTATTAGTTTAATGATGGAAGGTAACAAGGCAAAATCTGAGCTTTGTGCCGGCATGTTTAAAATCAACAGTGTGGCCTTAATGGATTTTCTTCTTtttagcattcataacacaagaagaggtcatgcagaggacagcattcataacacaagaagaggtcatgcagaggacagcattcataacacaagaagaggtcatgcagaggacagcattcataacacaagaggtcatgcagaggacagcattcatgacacaagaagaggtcatgcagaggacagcattcataacacaagaagaggtcatgcagaggacagcattcataacacaagagatcatgcagaggatagcattcataacacaagaagagatcatgcagaggatagcattcataacacaagagatcatgcagaggatagcattcataacacaagaagaggtcatgcagaggatagcattcataacacaagaagaggtcatgcagaggacagcattcataacacaagaagaggtcatgcagaggacagcattcataacacaagaggtcatgcagaggacagcattcataacacaagaagagatcatgcagaggatagcattcataacacaagaagaggtcatgcagaggacagcattcataacacaagagatcatgcagaggatagcattcataacacaagaagagatcatgcagaggacagcattcataacacaagagatcatgcagaggatagcattcataacacaagaagaggtcatgcagaggatagcattcataacacaagaagaggtcatgcagaggacagcattcataacacaagaagaggtcatgcagaggacagcattcataacacaagaagagatcatgcagaggatagcattcataacacaagaagaggtcatgcagaggacagcattcataacacaagagatcatgcagaggatagcattcataacacaagaagagatcatgcagaggacagcattcatGACACAAGAGAtcatgcagaggacagcattcataacacaaagaggtcatgcagaggacagcattcatGACACAAGAGAtcatgcagaggacagcattcataacacaaagaggtcatgcagaggacagcattcatgacacaagaagaggtcatgcagaggacagcattcataacacaagagatcatgcagaggacagcattcataacacaaagaggtcatgcagaggacagcattcataacacaagagatcatgcagaggacagcattcataacacaaagaggtcatgcagaggacagcattcatgacacaagaagaggtcatgcagaggatagcattcataacacaagaagaggtcatgcagaggatagcattcataacacaagaagaggtcatgcagaggatagcattcataacacaagaagaggtcatgcagaggacagcattcataacacaagaagaggtcatgcagaggaTAGCATTCATGACACAAGAAGAGATCATGCAGAggatagcattcataacacaagaagaggtcatgcagaggatagcattcataacacaagaagaggtcatgcagaggatagcattcataacacaagaagaggtcatgcagaggacagcattcataacacaagagatcatgcagaggatagcattcatgacacaagaagaggtcatgcagaggacagcattcataacacaagaagaggtcatgcagaggaTAGCATTTATAACACAAGAGATCATGCAGAggatagcattcataacacaagagatcatgcagaggatagcattcataacacaagaagaggtcatgaagaggacagcattcataacacaagaggtcatgcagaggacagcattcataacacaagagatcatgcagaggatagcattcataacacaagaagagatcatgcagaggacagcattcataacacaagaagtggtcatgcagaggacagcattcataacacaagaagaggtcatgcagaggacagcattcataacacaataggtcatgcagaggatagcattcataacacaagaagagatcatgcagaggacagcattcataacaagagatcatgcagaggatagcattcataacacaagaggtcatgcagaggacagcattcataacacaagaggtcatgcagaggatagcattcataacaagaagaggtcatgcagaggatagcattcataacacaagagatcatgcagaggacagcattcataacacaagaagaggtcatgcagaggacagcattcatgacacaagaagaggtcatgcagaggatagcattcataacacaagaagagatcatgcagaggacagcattcataacacaagaagaggtcatgcagaggatagcattcataacacaagagatcatgcagaggatagcattcataacacaagagatcatgcagaggacagcattcataacacaagaagaggtcatgcagaggatagcattcataacacaagagatcatgcagaggacagcattcataacacaagaagaggtcatgcagaggacagcattcataacacaagaagaggtcatgcagaggacagcattcaCCTACAGTATGTGGTTTAAAATTAATCTTCATTTACAGACCTGCTTTTTAAACTGATTCagaatttttttgtaaaactgataaaaaaaatacttttcaaaaaAATTGGTTTCCAAAAACTGCaattgtacacattttttttgtattattattatttacagtatttgtaattttattttaaatcattttattgaaaatgaatCAGAAAACAAATGCACAGCAGGTTGTGACTCTTACTGGACCAAAACCTTTCTTATTCTAAACatgcactatttatttatttatttattttagtggccgccaattatttttattgttttcttctcaatttagtaatgtccaattattgttTTAatctcagcccaccgctaccagcCCTGCGCTGCCTTTGGAGTTGCGAAGACGAACACTCGCTGtccccgaagcgtgtgccgtcagccaaccgcttttttacacactgcagactcaccatgcagctacctcagagctacagcgtctgaggacaacgcacctctgggcagcttacaggcaagcctgcatgcgcccggccagaccacaggggtcactggtgtgcggtgagctgaggacaccctggccgacctaaccctccctccccccgggtggcgctcggccaattgagcaccgcccggcaaaggaatagcctggactcgaacttgcgaacTCCAGACTagagggcacatcctgcactccatgcaaaGAGTCTTTACTGGATTAAACACGCACTATTAAATGGGTCAACAGCTGTGTAATTTTGATGTTTCAAACTCAGTTTACTGTATCATGACCCTTGTATCGTGATACAAATCATATCGTGAAGACGCTGCCGATGCACAGCCCTCGTAGGGTAGGCAGCATCATCATCATGTTGCTAGGATACAAACCTGTCCACCTGGACAAGGCACAtcagttaaaatattttatttttctgatacATAAATTAAAGctacacaattattttatttaaaaaacagaagaGTCTGACGAAGTAATTGGGGGGTAAAGGAAAGGGAGGATGGAAGAGCGATGTTTGGCAGTGTATTGGATTTTGTGTAGATGGTAAATGCTTTTCAAATTAAATGTTATGAGCAATGCTAATTAAGAGATATTTCAGATCGATTAAAAAATAgtatcgattttttttttattattattattatgtcttaaaggacagattgattttttttttcaattgtcaaGTCCTTGGAATgtttccatcccccccccccccccttcaaaagTGTTCtcacggaggctgtgtggtccagtggttaaagaaaagggcttgtaaccaggaggtccccggttcaaatcccaccttagccactgactcattgtgtgaccctgagcaagtcacttaacctccttgtgctccatctttcgggtgagacgttgttgtaagtgactctgcagctgatgcattgttcacacaccctagtctctgtaagttgccttggagaaaggcgtctgctaaataaacaaataatgatattTATTTGAATATAATTGTCTCATCATTTAACtattctgcacagcagtgtttttagttattgaatcttctgatacaaatcctaatgtttgttcttgattttgaaaaataaaatgttgttgatGCATCGACTACTGTTGACCAATGCGTCTGTGATAATCGATTAAGAAATGAGGTTGCTGATTGCACCACTATGGGAACCTGCAGCACCAATTCAAACATACCTAGCAGGGTTAAGAAACACTGTCTTCAAAGACAATACAGACCCTCGTATATAAAACACTGTCGTCAAGGACAATACAGACCCCCGTATATAAAACACTGTCGTCAAGGACAATACAGACCCCCGTATATAAAACACTGTCGTGAAGGACAATACAGACCC is part of the Acipenser ruthenus chromosome 39, fAciRut3.2 maternal haplotype, whole genome shotgun sequence genome and harbors:
- the LOC117397448 gene encoding major histocompatibility complex class I-related gene protein-like isoform X2, with the protein product MIRMTVLGILCWVHAAAAGTHSLHFVHIATSEGTGFPEYMYVGMLDDVQISYYDSTMEKPVLRTHWSNKTKREEFLKIHTDYIFYGREVRKWGLRNLVQHFNHTGVHTYHNTGGCELDDDGTRRAHSSHSYDGKDFISIDVETMTWIAAVSQAGLYKQQREANTAWQLKTSYYYQQVCFQLLECCVQYGMGTLQRKVRPAVTLIQRKARESAGTDVICHVTGFYPREVEVNWIRDGEALLEEGVWSGEVLPNEDRTYQLRKILTVSPEDQKKHRYSCQVDHASLDEKMDVKWVPEAALNMGFVAAGVLAALGLIIAVIIGALIWKKRASGARSPDYTPAQSVTPLQRS